Below is a window of Sulfurimonas sp. DNA.
TAGCACAAGAGTATGGAATAAAATATATTTATTTAGGTAATGTAAATGTCGATACTAATACTTACTGTAATAAGTGCGGCAGTACATTAATACAAAGGGATTATTTCAATACAAAGGTGTTGTCCATAAAGGATAATGAGTGTACAAAATGTCAAAATAAAATAGACGGAGTATTTGAATGAAAAGAGATATGAGTGTAGCCGGAGCTTTTTATCCCGATAATGAATTTGAAATAAACCAGTACTTGGAGCATTTTAATAAGCTGTGTAGTCTCTTAGATGATATACCAAGTTCAAAAGCTATAATTGTTCCCCATGCCGGGTATATATATTCAGGTTATACAGCAAGTCTTTCTTACAAAGCTTTGAAAAAAAGCGGAGTGAAGAAGTTTGTAGTTATAGGACCTTCACACAGAATCGCTTTTAACGGTATTTCCCTATGTACATACGATAGTTATAAAACACCTCTTGGGGATATATCTTCTAATTCATCTATGGTTGAAAAACTAGGAGAAAAGTTTTCACTAGGGTGTCTAAGTCAGGCTCATATGGAACACTCAACAGAGGTTCAGTTTCCTTTTTTAAGACACTACATTGATGATGTAGAGATCATTGAATTGGTTTATAGCAGTATAGATCCGAGTTTAGTATCAGACATTATAGATTTTGTATATGCAGATGATGATTGGGGAGTTGTAATAAGTACAGATTTGAGCCATTTTTACAATATAAAAGATGCAAATACTCTGGATAGTATATGTGTTGATGCAGTTAAAAATCTAGATATTGACGAGCTTCACAGCGGTTGCGAGGCTTGTGGAATGATCGGTGTTGAAGCTATGCTTATGAGTGCTAAAAAATTAAATTTAAAATCTAAAATCATAGACTACAGAACAAGTGCCGATGCAAGCGGAGACGAGTCAAGAGTTGTCGGTTATATGAGTGCGTGTTTTATATAAAACTATTCTACGTCACAAAACTCTAATGAAGGTAGTTTAGGATTTTCTAGACCATTGTTTTCATCTATATAAAGCGTTTTTAGCTTTTTAAGTTCATAAAAAGATTCAGGGAATTTTTCTATCTCATTCTCATCTATATCAAGCTCAAGAAGATTCTCTAACTTTCCTATACACTCAGGCAGCTCTTTTAAGTTATTAGCGCTTATACTTAGACAGTTTAGCTTAGCTAGTTTACATACACTCTCAGGTAGGTATTCTATATTATTGTTGTCAAGACTTAAAAGCTGTAAGTCTTCTAACTTGCTAAGGTCAAAATCTATCTTACTTAGATGATTATCGTTTAGGTTTAGTTTTATAAGCATATCGTGAGATTCTAAAGATGGCAGGTCTTTTATATGGTTACCCTCTAGTAAAAGTGTTTCAAGCTCATCTATCTCTCCTATAGATTTAGGAAGATACGTAAAATGGTTATATGACAGGTCTAAATAATATAATGAAGCCATTTTATCAAATGCATCTGGTAACTCTTTTAACTCATTTGTATCAAGTGAAAAGTAGAGCAGGTGTGTCAGGTTACCTAGTTTGTCTGAAAGAGATTCTATAGAGTTTGCAGCTATTGTCAAACGTGTCAGTTTCGTAAGCTTATAAAACTCATCAGGTAGTTGTGTTAGTCTATTTCCGTTTAGATTTAAAATAACCAGAGAATCAAGATCACCTATACTTGCCGGAAGTTCCTCTAAAAGGTTGTTCTCACATTGAAGGTTTCTTAGGTTTTTAAGGTTCCCTATATTTGATGGAAGTTTTGTAAGTCTGTTACCTGATAGTTTTAAAACACTAAGGTTTTCTAAGTAACATATAGACTCAGGAAGTTCATGAAGTTTTGACTTTGTTAAGTCCAGTATAGATAGGTTTTTTAATTTATCAATATCTGAAGGTATCTTTGCACTTAGTCCTTTATTTCTCATCCATCTCGAAAAATCTTCTAAATACTTATTTTCCATCTCTTTACCTGTCATTCATTTGATCGATTAAAAAATCTATCTCTTCATAATCTATTTCACCAAATTGTATCATATTAAACAGAGCCATCAAAGGTCTTCTGCAACATGTCTTATTACATTCTGTAACTAATTTTTTGGCTTTTTTATATGGAAGATCAGTCTCTTTTAAAATCTCTACTGCTTGTGAAACTGTCTTAGAGCCGCACTCACATATGATTTTAGTATTTGGATCTTCCATGGAGGTTTCCTCGATGATACTGTAAAGTGTCTTACTATTTTAGAAAGTCGTGTTGAGCTTTAAACTCATTTACATCTTTCATTAGTACTGCAACTTTTTCACTAAGTTCTGGTAGTCTAGTGTAGTCAGTCCATATTGTATCTTCAACTATATCATGAATCTCACCAGCTACTTCAGTAACTTTTCTTTTATAACCTGCAAACTCTTTTTTAATCTCTTTTTGTTCTTCTGTTAATGCCATTGTTTTTCCTTTGTTTTAAATTTAAAATGCATAAACCATTTCCAAGTTTATAAATGGTTTTGAATTTTTGTAATAAAGAGTATACTCTTCACTCAAATCAAATTTGTAAGATGCATACAAATCTGTGATCTCATCTACATCACTAGGTATAAAAGCATATATCTTTTTTAGACCACGGTGATATATAATACCCCTGATCATCTTTTCAGCCTCACTAAAAGCAGCGTCTTTCATGACCCATGGAGATATTTTGACTAATGATTTATTTATAGCGTATGAGTGCTGGTAACCATAGTCATTTGCTAAAACAAGTGATGACTGTTTTAAGAGTACATCTTTAGTGTAGCTCATTCTGTTTGTATTAAATGCTATTTTGTCTATATTGATCATAATAGGTATATAGTTCTCTGTAGTTATACTTTTTGAAGTTGCATTTGTAAAGTTAAAAGCAACACCGCCACCACTATAGTAAGCACGTTTAAACTTAGCAAATTCGTTAAATTTGAACGACGAGAAAAGACCTCTTTCATCTTTCTTTGCCATGATCATGATCGGTTTTTCATCTTCGTTTATATTATCAAGCAGAAGTTTTAAAAGTCTCTTTTTAACATCGTTGGTTATATCTGCTGTATAGAAGAAGTTGTTTATTAAAAAACTCTCCCCCTGATCATAAGCAGATATAAATGCTACAAGATTGTTTTCATCATTATATGCACCAAAACATAAAGAAGAATTGTCTAAATATGTTTTTTGAATAAGAGACTTGTCTATTGCCATAGACTCCTCAATCTTATTCAGATCAGCTTCAAAACTTTTTTTTCTAATCCATCCTATGAACATAGATACAACTCTTTTAACTCTTGAGGATCAAGAACTTTTTTTCTGTTTGTAACTATCTCTCTAACTACAGGAAGTATGTTTTGTACCTTCTCTGCTATCGGTTTTATACCGCTCTCGTTTAGGTGATATAAAAGTGTAGAAGTTCCTGAGTGTTTTCCAATTGGGAAAAATCTCTGAAGTCCTACACCTTCTGGCTCAAATGCTTCGTAAGAGCTTGGATTTTTAATCATACCGTTTACATGAATACCTGATTCATGAGAAAAGATATTTGCACCTACAATAGGGCGTGATGCACTTATAGGTCTATTTGCAGCTAATGCTACGCTGTGAACCAGTTCATGAAGTTTAGCCGCATTTATTTCACGAGATTCTTTAAACTGATATTTAAGGCTCATAAGAACTTGTTCAAAAGAAGCATTACCCGCACGCTCACCAAGACCAATTACGGTTGTGTTTGCACTGATCGCTCCAGCTTCTATACCAGCTATAGAATTAGCAGTAGCCATACCGAAGTCGTTGTGTGTATGCATCTCTATATCTAAGCTGTTGTTTTGGCATAGATAAGATATATTCTCATACGTTTGATTAGGAGTTAAAATACCGATAGTGTCACAGTATCTAAATCTGTCAGCACCTAAAGACTGTGCATATCCCATTAACTCTTTTAAAAAGTCATTATCTGCACGGCTTGAATCTTCACCGCCTACACAAACAAACAGACCCTCTTTTTTAGCTGCACCTACAACCTCTTCAAGGTTTCTGAAAAGTCTGTCTTTGTCACCGCCGAACTTTACATCTATAAGTGTTTGTGAAACAGGGATAGAAAGGTCAACTGCTTTTATACCAGTCTCTAACGAAGCTTCTAAGTCTTTCATAGTAGCACGGTTCCAGCTCATGATCTGAATAGGAAGGTTAAGTGCAAGTATCTCTCTTAGATCGTCTTGCTCTTTTGAACCCATAGCAGGTATTCCTACTTCAAGTTCATCTGCGCCTGCTTCATATAGAAGTTTAGCTATATTTACTTTCTCTTGCGTATTAAAAGCAACGTATGGAGCTTGTTCACCATCACGAAGAGTTGTGTCATTAATTATAGCCATATAAACTCCTTTTGAAGTATAATTATTATACTAGTATTCATAAAGTGTTCCACTATATCTGTTGCTTATATTTCAAGCAATGACTGTGCTTTTATCTTTTCTTTGTCTTCTTCGTTTAAACCATCATAAGCATATACATAGCACATGTTTTCAGGTTTTATCTTCTTTGTTGTAGACCAAAATGTATCTATGTCTTTTATAATAGTGACATTTTCAGCACGTAGAGATTTTAATGGAAAACCTATAGCTCCATGAGAAGTCGTAACAGCGTATAGCTCCATAAGCTCATTGTTTATAGATATAGGTCCATATCCGTTTAGTAGTATTATTTTTGGATTATTTTGCATTGTAGGCAAGGGTAGGGATTAACCTACCTCTTGTATTTCTTCTGAAAAGTGTTTTTTAACTGCTTCAAAAGCTGATTTTTCGATTGGCTCGTTAGCGTATGTATCATCACAAACAAGACCGATCTCATTTAAGTCGTTCATTGGGCACTCACCGATTTTTGCAGTAAGTAAAAGATCAACATCTTTAAGTGTAGTTTTGATCTCTTCAATTGGGTTATAGTCTTCACCCATATCAGCACCAGAGTAAGAACTCTCGATTTTTCTGTGCATTACAAATTTGATAGCTTTGTCACCAACTTCGTAGATTAAGAACTCTTGAGCTGAACCAAAGTGCATGTTGATCATACCTTCACCGCTAGTAGTAACAGCTACAAGTTTAGTCTCACCAGTTGAACTTAACTGCTCTTTAGAAGCTTGCTCAATTTTAATACGTTGATTTGCAGCTTCAAGGTGTGTACGCCAGTTCTCAATTGCTTGGTGTTTTTGAGCACGTGCAGAGATATTGTATTTGTCTTCTAAAGCTTCGAAGCTCATACCAACAAAGATCTCTTTACCAAACTCGTCACCTCTGTCTTCACCGATTAGACCAACAGCATCCGCACGACATTGACGACAGTGGCTCATTAGTTTCATATCCATACCACAAGCTTCTTGAACTGCCATAGTCTCTTGGTCAGTTGCACTTGGAACACCGTCTAGTCCAAATTTAGTACCAAATTCAGGAGAAGAAAGTAAAGGCATGATGTTGTGTAAGAACACGTTCATCTCTTTAAGTTTCTTAGCAACATTTGGAAGATCTTTATCATTAACACCAGGAATTAAAACTGAGTTAGCTTTTACAAGAATTCCTCTCTCAGTTAACATTTTTATACCTTCAAGTTGTCTCTCTAAAAGTATTTTAGCACCTTCAGCACCCCAAACTTTTTTGTGGTTCCAGTGTACCCATGGGTAGATTTGGCTACCGATCTCACCAGTAGGATCTACAGTGTTTATAGTTACAGTAACGTGATCAACATTGTATTTTTCTATCTCATCTATATAGTCAGCTATTCTAAGACCGTTAGTAGAAAGACATAGTTTTAAATCTGGTGCTTTTTCTTGAAGCATTCTAAATGTGTCGAAAGTCTTTTTAGGGTTAGCTAACGCATCACCTGGACCTGCAACACCTACAACTGAAAGTTGTTGAATCTCACCACCAACATATAAAACTTTTTTAACAGCTTCTTCAGCAGTTAATTTACCACTTGTCACACCAGGACGTGACTCGTTTGAACAATCATATTTTCTATTACAATAGTTACATTGTATATTACACGCAGGAGCAACTGCTACGTGAATTCTTGCGTAGTGCTGGTGTGCACCTTCGCTGTAACATGGGTGAGCATTGATTTTTTCTTTTATTGCCATAGCTTCCGGATTGTTTGGATCAAAACCTGAATCACTGTGCGTACCGCATCCACCTGTTGAACAACTCATAAAAAATCCTTTAATTAATTTCTTGCAAAACTATGTTTCATAAAGTGTTCCTTTCAAAAAAGGTATATAATTCGTTTTATATTTTCTAGTGAGGAAAAAATTGCAAAGACATATTGACAACAATGTATATATCTATCTTGTTTTAGCGATGTTTTTTTGGGGTGTTGCATGGCCATCATCAAAAATACTGACAGAGTACACAGACAGCTATACACTTACGTTCTGGAAATTTTTATTAAGCTCGTTGTCTCTAATACCTATGTTGTATTTCTCAAATCAAAAACTTGTTTTTTCAAAAAAGATTTTTAAATATCTCTCCCTCTCTGTCATTGTTCTTATAGTCTATAATCTTTTATTTTTTCTGGGACTTGAAGTTGGATATGCAGGTTTTGGAGGAATGCTTGTTACAGGTTCTAACCCAATATTTACATTTTTGATCATTGCTATTATCGAAAAGGTAGATATACCACGTGAAAAAAAGATACCTTTGGGAATAGGAATCATAGGTACAATGATCATGCTTGATCTGTATAACAATTCTGTGAGTGATTTGATGAAAGAGGGCAATATCCTTTTTTTACTAGCATCAATTGCATGGAGTTTTCTTACAATACTTAGTGCAAGATCAAGAAAATATGCAGGGACTTTGGTATTTACTTTTTATCTCTACATTGCATCTTCGTTAACGTCATACATTCTTTTCGTACCAAACGAAAAAGTGGTTGAGATTTTTGAGTTTGATTATATTTTTTGGATCAACCTTCTGTTTACAACTGTGGTATCAACAGGAATTGCAACTACCTTTTACTTTAAAGCAAGTACGATCATAGGTGCAAATCAGGCATCGTCGTTTATATTTTTAGTACCGCTTGTTGCAATGGGAAGCTCGAACATTATATATGCGGAAGTACCGAGTATATCTACGCTCGTAGGTGGAGCGCTTTTAATATACACGGTGTTTAAGTTAAATAAAAAAGTTGCTAAATAAACTGTGCAGATACTTCTCTAAGTATCGCATCTGCGTTTGAAGCATCACCAGTATACTTGATGATCTTTACATTATGATCGTTCATAGTGTTAGCCGTGTTTTTACATGCACGTGTAACTACAATATAGTCACATTCATCTAAAACTACACCCATTTTGTTATGTTGTGCAATATGCTCTGCATCATTGTCGCCATCGTGAGCACATGTGTGATCTTCATCTTCAAAATCTACATCTGTTCTTGGATTGTTTTTGATAGTATCTAGTTTAAATGAACGGAACATTCCGCTTCCAACCATATCGTAAATAGCAAATTTCGGAGTATGTCCGGCATTTCCTACAAAAGTCAGACTTTCGTCTTTTACAGGGATAGCAATTTTCATATTTGTACCTTAATGATTATTTTGTAAAATTGTAGCGAAAAATAGTATATAGAAAGTTTATAATAAATATAAAACTAGATTATCTAGTTTTATATCTGTACTGCCATTAGAGCTTCTCTGTCTGCAACAGTGATGCTTTCTCTAAATGGTCTTGGTTGAGCTTCTGGAGATAGAAGACCTTTTTTCTTGTGTTCACGAATTTTGTACTTACCATCTTCCTGACCCTGAAGATAGTAATCGTTAAACTCTGCAGTATAAGGCATGTCCCAAACGATACAACCCTCTGTCGGACACACATCCGCACATTTTGGAACTGTTGTATCTACACACTCTATACATTTTTCAGGTTTAACATACGTGAACTCTCCATCAGCAAGTGGAGATTCGTCCGCACTAACTATTGCCGTAGCTGGACACTCGTCAATACAAGCGTCACAGTTTATACAGCTATCAGTAATATATACAGACATCTTCTGATTACCAATTACCTATTGTAGCGTGAGATTCACGATCGCTCATATCAATGCTATCGATAAATGGCATCTCTTTAACTTCTGGAAGCATAAGACCTTTTTTCTTGTGTTCACGAATTTTGTAAGTACCAGCTTCGTTACCTTCTTTATAGTACTCGTTGAAATCCATAGTATATGGCATATCCCAAACGATAGCTCCCTCAGTTGGACAAGCTTCAACACATCTTGGCTCATCAGCGTGACCAAC
It encodes the following:
- the nifB gene encoding nitrogenase cofactor biosynthesis protein NifB, which codes for MSCSTGGCGTHSDSGFDPNNPEAMAIKEKINAHPCYSEGAHQHYARIHVAVAPACNIQCNYCNRKYDCSNESRPGVTSGKLTAEEAVKKVLYVGGEIQQLSVVGVAGPGDALANPKKTFDTFRMLQEKAPDLKLCLSTNGLRIADYIDEIEKYNVDHVTVTINTVDPTGEIGSQIYPWVHWNHKKVWGAEGAKILLERQLEGIKMLTERGILVKANSVLIPGVNDKDLPNVAKKLKEMNVFLHNIMPLLSSPEFGTKFGLDGVPSATDQETMAVQEACGMDMKLMSHCRQCRADAVGLIGEDRGDEFGKEIFVGMSFEALEDKYNISARAQKHQAIENWRTHLEAANQRIKIEQASKEQLSSTGETKLVAVTTSGEGMINMHFGSAQEFLIYEVGDKAIKFVMHRKIESSYSGADMGEDYNPIEEIKTTLKDVDLLLTAKIGECPMNDLNEIGLVCDDTYANEPIEKSAFEAVKKHFSEEIQEVG
- the amrB gene encoding AmmeMemoRadiSam system protein B; this encodes MKRDMSVAGAFYPDNEFEINQYLEHFNKLCSLLDDIPSSKAIIVPHAGYIYSGYTASLSYKALKKSGVKKFVVIGPSHRIAFNGISLCTYDSYKTPLGDISSNSSMVEKLGEKFSLGCLSQAHMEHSTEVQFPFLRHYIDDVEIIELVYSSIDPSLVSDIIDFVYADDDWGVVISTDLSHFYNIKDANTLDSICVDAVKNLDIDELHSGCEACGMIGVEAMLMSAKKLNLKSKIIDYRTSADASGDESRVVGYMSACFI
- a CDS encoding leucine-rich repeat domain-containing protein, which produces MENKYLEDFSRWMRNKGLSAKIPSDIDKLKNLSILDLTKSKLHELPESICYLENLSVLKLSGNRLTKLPSNIGNLKNLRNLQCENNLLEELPASIGDLDSLVILNLNGNRLTQLPDEFYKLTKLTRLTIAANSIESLSDKLGNLTHLLYFSLDTNELKELPDAFDKMASLYYLDLSYNHFTYLPKSIGEIDELETLLLEGNHIKDLPSLESHDMLIKLNLNDNHLSKIDFDLSKLEDLQLLSLDNNNIEYLPESVCKLAKLNCLSISANNLKELPECIGKLENLLELDIDENEIEKFPESFYELKKLKTLYIDENNGLENPKLPSLEFCDVE
- a CDS encoding 4Fe-4S dicluster domain-containing protein; translation: MAVKITDECISCDACAQECPVAAILEDGNEKNPSDVFYVKPESCVECVGHADEPRCVEACPTEGAIVWDMPYTMDFNEYYKEGNEAGTYKIREHKKKGLMLPEVKEMPFIDSIDMSDRESHATIGNW
- the nifV gene encoding homocitrate synthase, producing the protein MAIINDTTLRDGEQAPYVAFNTQEKVNIAKLLYEAGADELEVGIPAMGSKEQDDLREILALNLPIQIMSWNRATMKDLEASLETGIKAVDLSIPVSQTLIDVKFGGDKDRLFRNLEEVVGAAKKEGLFVCVGGEDSSRADNDFLKELMGYAQSLGADRFRYCDTIGILTPNQTYENISYLCQNNSLDIEMHTHNDFGMATANSIAGIEAGAISANTTVIGLGERAGNASFEQVLMSLKYQFKESREINAAKLHELVHSVALAANRPISASRPIVGANIFSHESGIHVNGMIKNPSSYEAFEPEGVGLQRFFPIGKHSGTSTLLYHLNESGIKPIAEKVQNILPVVREIVTNRKKVLDPQELKELYLCS
- a CDS encoding DMT family transporter produces the protein MQRHIDNNVYIYLVLAMFFWGVAWPSSKILTEYTDSYTLTFWKFLLSSLSLIPMLYFSNQKLVFSKKIFKYLSLSVIVLIVYNLLFFLGLEVGYAGFGGMLVTGSNPIFTFLIIAIIEKVDIPREKKIPLGIGIIGTMIMLDLYNNSVSDLMKEGNILFLLASIAWSFLTILSARSRKYAGTLVFTFYLYIASSLTSYILFVPNEKVVEIFEFDYIFWINLLFTTVVSTGIATTFYFKASTIIGANQASSFIFLVPLVAMGSSNIIYAEVPSISTLVGGALLIYTVFKLNKKVAK
- a CDS encoding CCE_0567 family metalloprotein, yielding MALTEEQKEIKKEFAGYKRKVTEVAGEIHDIVEDTIWTDYTRLPELSEKVAVLMKDVNEFKAQHDFLK
- a CDS encoding 4Fe-4S dicluster domain-containing protein, producing the protein MSVYITDSCINCDACIDECPATAIVSADESPLADGEFTYVKPEKCIECVDTTVPKCADVCPTEGCIVWDMPYTAEFNDYYLQGQEDGKYKIREHKKKGLLSPEAQPRPFRESITVADREALMAVQI